The Saliniramus fredricksonii genome segment ATGTTCGCAGGCCTCTGGCCAACCCCCGGCATACACATGAATTATGCGTTCACGCGCTGCTCACCAACGCATCACGGCGATGTGATAATCGGTTTTTCACTTTTGCATCATCCGGAATCACTCGTCAAACGTAAGTATTCATGTGTTGCAGAACATGCACATGTTTTTACGAGAGGAAACGAAAATGCGTTTTGGCAAGACGATCGCTGCTGCTTCGGCGGCTATGCTTATGTCGGTCTCCGTGGCCCAGGCCGACGACATCGTCGATACCGCAATCGCGGCAGGTTCCTTTGAGACGCTCGTCGCCGCCGTCCAGGCTGCGGGCCTCGTCGACACCCTGAAGGGCGAAGGCCCCTTCACTGTTTTCGCACCCACGGATGAGGCTTTCGCGGCGCTCCCCGACGGCACGGTCGAGAGCCTTCTCGAGGAAGAAAACCGCGATCAGCTCGTCTCCATCCTGACCTATCACGTCATCCCCGGTGCCGTGATGTCATCCGACATTGCCGGCCAGACCCTCTCGGTCGAGACGGTTCAGGGCGCGGAGCTCGCCATTGATGCCACTGACGGCGTGCGGGTCGGCGAGGCGATGGTGGTGACGGCCGATATCGAGGCCTCCAACGGCGTGATCCACGTCATCGACACGGTGTTGATCCCCGAGTGATCACCACCGGCATTGCCTGATGAAAGCCGCCCGGTCCCCGTGCCGGGCGGCATCGTATTTCAGGCCGGAACCCGGTGCAACTTGCCGACCATGCCCTTCAGCGCATCCGCATCCAGCGTCTCCTCGGCC includes the following:
- a CDS encoding fasciclin domain-containing protein yields the protein MRFGKTIAAASAAMLMSVSVAQADDIVDTAIAAGSFETLVAAVQAAGLVDTLKGEGPFTVFAPTDEAFAALPDGTVESLLEEENRDQLVSILTYHVIPGAVMSSDIAGQTLSVETVQGAELAIDATDGVRVGEAMVVTADIEASNGVIHVIDTVLIPE